The Desulfobacteraceae bacterium genome contains a region encoding:
- the larB gene encoding nickel pincer cofactor biosynthesis protein LarB: MDQNRLKNLLADLQAGRVDLSTAVVQLEKLPFEDIGYAKIDHHRCCRTGVSEVIYCEGKTLAQVQGIVTRLAAGHDNILATRAAREVFEAVREVAPDCSYHETARIVVVKPRPLAPIGNIAVLCAGTSDIPVAEEAAVTAEVLGSRVARIYDVGVAGIHRLLDKCEQLGRANVAVVVAGMEGALTSVVGGLVPYPVIGVPTSIGYGASFGGLAALLAMLNSCAAGVSVVNIDNGFGAGYQAALINRLAVCGTPESETVGDHDG; the protein is encoded by the coding sequence ATGGACCAAAATCGCCTCAAAAACCTGCTCGCCGACCTGCAGGCCGGCCGGGTGGACCTGTCGACCGCCGTGGTGCAGCTGGAAAAGCTGCCCTTCGAGGATATCGGCTACGCCAAGATCGATCACCACCGCTGCTGCCGCACGGGCGTCTCGGAGGTGATTTACTGCGAGGGCAAAACTCTTGCCCAGGTCCAGGGCATCGTGACCCGCCTGGCCGCTGGCCACGACAATATTCTGGCCACCCGCGCCGCTCGGGAGGTGTTCGAGGCGGTTCGGGAGGTTGCGCCGGACTGCAGCTACCATGAAACGGCCCGCATCGTGGTGGTCAAGCCCCGGCCGCTGGCGCCCATCGGGAATATCGCCGTGCTGTGTGCGGGGACCTCGGATATCCCGGTGGCCGAAGAGGCCGCCGTGACCGCCGAAGTCCTGGGCAGCCGCGTCGCGCGGATCTACGATGTGGGCGTAGCCGGAATTCACCGTCTGCTGGATAAATGTGAGCAGCTCGGCCGGGCCAACGTGGCGGTGGTGGTGGCGGGCATGGAAGGCGCTCTCACCAGCGTGGTGGGGGGGCTTGTGCCCTACCCGGTGATCGGGGTTCCCACCAGCATTGGCTACGGTGCCAGCTTCGGCGGGCTGGCCGCCCTGCTGGCGATGCTCAACAGCTGTGCTGCAGGGGTTTCGGTGGTCAATATCGACAACGGCTTCGGGGCCGGCTACCAGGCGGCGCTGATCAACCGCCTGGCCGTTTGCGGAACGCCGGAAAGTGAAACTGTGGGGGATCACGACGGATGA